The Dendropsophus ebraccatus isolate aDenEbr1 chromosome 10, aDenEbr1.pat, whole genome shotgun sequence genome has a segment encoding these proteins:
- the SEPTIN6 gene encoding septin-6 isoform X2, which produces MAATEIARQMGEGCRALPLSGHVGFDSLPDQLVNKSINHGFCFNILCVGETGLGKSTLMDTLFNTKFEAEQTSHSQPGVQLKSSTYDLTESNVRLKMTIVSSAGFGDQINKEDSYKPIVDFIDSQFEAYLQEELKIKRVLHNYHDSRIHACLYFIAPSGHSLKSLDLVTMKKLDSKVNIIPIIAKSDAISKSELTKFKIKITSELVSNGVQIYQFPTDDETVAEINGTMNAHLPFAVVGSTEEAKIGNKMMKVRQYPWGTVQVENETHCDFVKLREMLIRVNMEDLREQTHTRHYELYRRCKLEEMGFKDTDPDSKPFSLQETYEAKRNEFLGELQKKEEEMRQMFVQRVKEKEAELKEAEKELHEKFDRLKKLHQDEKKKLEDKKKSLEDEVNEFKKRKTATELLQSQAQQAGGSQTLKREKERKKGLFKHPSQILSNLKEKIAKPAVPFFLSK; this is translated from the exons GGTGAAGGATGCCGCGCGCTACCTCTTTCTGGACACGTGGGGTTTGACAGCCTGCCGGACCAACTGGTtaacaaatcaattaaccatggcttttgtttcaatatccTCTGTGTGG GTGAGACAGGACTTGGCAAATCGACTCTTATGGATACATTATTTAATACAAAGTTTGAAGCAGAGCAAACTTCTCACTCACAGCCTGGAGTTCAGCTAAAATCGAGCACTTATGATCTGACAGAAAGTAATGTTCGGCTGAAAATGACCATTGTCAGCTCTGCAGGCTTCGGAGATCAGATTAATAAAGAAGACAG TTACAAGCCTATTGTTGACTTCATTGATTCCCAGTTTGAGGCATACTTACAAGAAGAGCTCAAGATTAAGAGAGTTCTCCATAATTACCATGACTCTCGCATACATGCATGTCTCTACTTTATTGCACCTTCTGGACATTCCTTAAAATCTTTGGATCTGGTGACTATGAAGAAACTGGACAGCAAG GTTAATATTATTCCAATTATTGCAAAGTCAGATGCCATCTCGAAGAGTGAGCTGACAAAATTCAAGATTAAAATCACAAGTGAGCTGGTTAGTAATGGCGTGCAGATCTATCAGTTCCCTACGGATGACGAAACTGTGGCAGAAATAAATGGAACAATGAAT GCTCACTTACCTTTTGCTGTTGTTGGAAGTACAGAGGAAGCAAAAATAGGGAACAAAATGATGAAGGTTCGGCAGTACCCATGGGGAACTGTACAAG TTGAGAATGAGACACATTGCGACTTTGTCAAGTTGAGAGAAATGCTTATACGGGTGAACATGGAAGATCTGCGGGAACAAACGCACACACGTCATTATGAGTTATACCGAAGGTGCAAACTAGAGGAAATGGGGTTTAAAGACACTGATCCTGACAGCAAACCATTTAG TTTGCAGGAGACCTATGAAGCAAAAAGGAATGAATTTCTAGGAGAACTGCAGAAGAAAGAGGAAGAAATGAGGCAGATGTTTGTTCAAAGGGTAAAAGAGAAGGAGGCCGAGCTGAAGGAAGCTGAAAAAGAG CTTCACGAGAAGTTTGACCGTCTGAAGAAACTACATCAAGACGAAAAGAAAAAACTAGAAGACAAAAAGAAAAGCTTGGAAGACGAAGTAAATGAATTTAAAAAGCGTAAGACTGCCACAGAATTGCTTCAGTCCCAGGCACAACAAGCAGGTGGATCACAGACCCTGAAACgagagaaggagaggaaaaa AGGTCTGTTCAAGCATCCATCACAGATTCTGTCAAACTTAAAGGAAAAAATAGCAAAGCCTGCAGTGCCATTcttcctgtcaaaatga
- the SEPTIN6 gene encoding septin-6 isoform X1, producing MDQETVQRAGSADTGRLEAAQREGEGCRALPLSGHVGFDSLPDQLVNKSINHGFCFNILCVGETGLGKSTLMDTLFNTKFEAEQTSHSQPGVQLKSSTYDLTESNVRLKMTIVSSAGFGDQINKEDSYKPIVDFIDSQFEAYLQEELKIKRVLHNYHDSRIHACLYFIAPSGHSLKSLDLVTMKKLDSKVNIIPIIAKSDAISKSELTKFKIKITSELVSNGVQIYQFPTDDETVAEINGTMNAHLPFAVVGSTEEAKIGNKMMKVRQYPWGTVQVENETHCDFVKLREMLIRVNMEDLREQTHTRHYELYRRCKLEEMGFKDTDPDSKPFSLQETYEAKRNEFLGELQKKEEEMRQMFVQRVKEKEAELKEAEKELHEKFDRLKKLHQDEKKKLEDKKKSLEDEVNEFKKRKTATELLQSQAQQAGGSQTLKREKERKKGLFKHPSQILSNLKEKIAKPAVPFFLSK from the exons GGTGAAGGATGCCGCGCGCTACCTCTTTCTGGACACGTGGGGTTTGACAGCCTGCCGGACCAACTGGTtaacaaatcaattaaccatggcttttgtttcaatatccTCTGTGTGG GTGAGACAGGACTTGGCAAATCGACTCTTATGGATACATTATTTAATACAAAGTTTGAAGCAGAGCAAACTTCTCACTCACAGCCTGGAGTTCAGCTAAAATCGAGCACTTATGATCTGACAGAAAGTAATGTTCGGCTGAAAATGACCATTGTCAGCTCTGCAGGCTTCGGAGATCAGATTAATAAAGAAGACAG TTACAAGCCTATTGTTGACTTCATTGATTCCCAGTTTGAGGCATACTTACAAGAAGAGCTCAAGATTAAGAGAGTTCTCCATAATTACCATGACTCTCGCATACATGCATGTCTCTACTTTATTGCACCTTCTGGACATTCCTTAAAATCTTTGGATCTGGTGACTATGAAGAAACTGGACAGCAAG GTTAATATTATTCCAATTATTGCAAAGTCAGATGCCATCTCGAAGAGTGAGCTGACAAAATTCAAGATTAAAATCACAAGTGAGCTGGTTAGTAATGGCGTGCAGATCTATCAGTTCCCTACGGATGACGAAACTGTGGCAGAAATAAATGGAACAATGAAT GCTCACTTACCTTTTGCTGTTGTTGGAAGTACAGAGGAAGCAAAAATAGGGAACAAAATGATGAAGGTTCGGCAGTACCCATGGGGAACTGTACAAG TTGAGAATGAGACACATTGCGACTTTGTCAAGTTGAGAGAAATGCTTATACGGGTGAACATGGAAGATCTGCGGGAACAAACGCACACACGTCATTATGAGTTATACCGAAGGTGCAAACTAGAGGAAATGGGGTTTAAAGACACTGATCCTGACAGCAAACCATTTAG TTTGCAGGAGACCTATGAAGCAAAAAGGAATGAATTTCTAGGAGAACTGCAGAAGAAAGAGGAAGAAATGAGGCAGATGTTTGTTCAAAGGGTAAAAGAGAAGGAGGCCGAGCTGAAGGAAGCTGAAAAAGAG CTTCACGAGAAGTTTGACCGTCTGAAGAAACTACATCAAGACGAAAAGAAAAAACTAGAAGACAAAAAGAAAAGCTTGGAAGACGAAGTAAATGAATTTAAAAAGCGTAAGACTGCCACAGAATTGCTTCAGTCCCAGGCACAACAAGCAGGTGGATCACAGACCCTGAAACgagagaaggagaggaaaaa AGGTCTGTTCAAGCATCCATCACAGATTCTGTCAAACTTAAAGGAAAAAATAGCAAAGCCTGCAGTGCCATTcttcctgtcaaaatga
- the SEPTIN6 gene encoding septin-6 isoform X5 has product MDQETVQRAGSADTGRLEAAQREGEGCRALPLSGHVGFDSLPDQLVNKSINHGFCFNILCVGETGLGKSTLMDTLFNTKFEAEQTSHSQPGVQLKSSTYDLTESNVRLKMTIVSSAGFGDQINKEDSYKPIVDFIDSQFEAYLQEELKIKRVLHNYHDSRIHACLYFIAPSGHSLKSLDLVTMKKLDSKVNIIPIIAKSDAISKSELTKFKIKITSELVSNGVQIYQFPTDDETVAEINGTMNAHLPFAVVGSTEEAKIGNKMMKVRQYPWGTVQVENETHCDFVKLREMLIRVNMEDLREQTHTRHYELYRRCKLEEMGFKDTDPDSKPFSLQETYEAKRNEFLGELQKKEEEMRQMFVQRVKEKEAELKEAEKELHEKFDRLKKLHQDEKKKLEDKKKSLEDEVNEFKKRKTATELLQSQAQQAGGSQTLKREKERKNFF; this is encoded by the exons GGTGAAGGATGCCGCGCGCTACCTCTTTCTGGACACGTGGGGTTTGACAGCCTGCCGGACCAACTGGTtaacaaatcaattaaccatggcttttgtttcaatatccTCTGTGTGG GTGAGACAGGACTTGGCAAATCGACTCTTATGGATACATTATTTAATACAAAGTTTGAAGCAGAGCAAACTTCTCACTCACAGCCTGGAGTTCAGCTAAAATCGAGCACTTATGATCTGACAGAAAGTAATGTTCGGCTGAAAATGACCATTGTCAGCTCTGCAGGCTTCGGAGATCAGATTAATAAAGAAGACAG TTACAAGCCTATTGTTGACTTCATTGATTCCCAGTTTGAGGCATACTTACAAGAAGAGCTCAAGATTAAGAGAGTTCTCCATAATTACCATGACTCTCGCATACATGCATGTCTCTACTTTATTGCACCTTCTGGACATTCCTTAAAATCTTTGGATCTGGTGACTATGAAGAAACTGGACAGCAAG GTTAATATTATTCCAATTATTGCAAAGTCAGATGCCATCTCGAAGAGTGAGCTGACAAAATTCAAGATTAAAATCACAAGTGAGCTGGTTAGTAATGGCGTGCAGATCTATCAGTTCCCTACGGATGACGAAACTGTGGCAGAAATAAATGGAACAATGAAT GCTCACTTACCTTTTGCTGTTGTTGGAAGTACAGAGGAAGCAAAAATAGGGAACAAAATGATGAAGGTTCGGCAGTACCCATGGGGAACTGTACAAG TTGAGAATGAGACACATTGCGACTTTGTCAAGTTGAGAGAAATGCTTATACGGGTGAACATGGAAGATCTGCGGGAACAAACGCACACACGTCATTATGAGTTATACCGAAGGTGCAAACTAGAGGAAATGGGGTTTAAAGACACTGATCCTGACAGCAAACCATTTAG TTTGCAGGAGACCTATGAAGCAAAAAGGAATGAATTTCTAGGAGAACTGCAGAAGAAAGAGGAAGAAATGAGGCAGATGTTTGTTCAAAGGGTAAAAGAGAAGGAGGCCGAGCTGAAGGAAGCTGAAAAAGAG CTTCACGAGAAGTTTGACCGTCTGAAGAAACTACATCAAGACGAAAAGAAAAAACTAGAAGACAAAAAGAAAAGCTTGGAAGACGAAGTAAATGAATTTAAAAAGCGTAAGACTGCCACAGAATTGCTTCAGTCCCAGGCACAACAAGCAGGTGGATCACAGACCCTGAAACgagagaaggagaggaaaaa
- the SEPTIN6 gene encoding septin-6 isoform X6, producing MDQETVQRAGSADTGRLEAAQREGEGCRALPLSGHVGFDSLPDQLVNKSINHGFCFNILCVGETGLGKSTLMDTLFNTKFEAEQTSHSQPGVQLKSSTYDLTESNVRLKMTIVSSAGFGDQINKEDSYKPIVDFIDSQFEAYLQEELKIKRVLHNYHDSRIHACLYFIAPSGHSLKSLDLVTMKKLDSKVNIIPIIAKSDAISKSELTKFKIKITSELVSNGVQIYQFPTDDETVAEINGTMNAHLPFAVVGSTEEAKIGNKMMKVRQYPWGTVQVENETHCDFVKLREMLIRVNMEDLREQTHTRHYELYRRCKLEEMGFKDTDPDSKPFSLQETYEAKRNEFLGELQKKEEEMRQMFVQRVKEKEAELKEAEKELHEKFDRLKKLHQDEKKKLEDKKKSLEDEVNEFKKRKTATELLQSQAQQAGGSQTLKREKERKN from the exons GGTGAAGGATGCCGCGCGCTACCTCTTTCTGGACACGTGGGGTTTGACAGCCTGCCGGACCAACTGGTtaacaaatcaattaaccatggcttttgtttcaatatccTCTGTGTGG GTGAGACAGGACTTGGCAAATCGACTCTTATGGATACATTATTTAATACAAAGTTTGAAGCAGAGCAAACTTCTCACTCACAGCCTGGAGTTCAGCTAAAATCGAGCACTTATGATCTGACAGAAAGTAATGTTCGGCTGAAAATGACCATTGTCAGCTCTGCAGGCTTCGGAGATCAGATTAATAAAGAAGACAG TTACAAGCCTATTGTTGACTTCATTGATTCCCAGTTTGAGGCATACTTACAAGAAGAGCTCAAGATTAAGAGAGTTCTCCATAATTACCATGACTCTCGCATACATGCATGTCTCTACTTTATTGCACCTTCTGGACATTCCTTAAAATCTTTGGATCTGGTGACTATGAAGAAACTGGACAGCAAG GTTAATATTATTCCAATTATTGCAAAGTCAGATGCCATCTCGAAGAGTGAGCTGACAAAATTCAAGATTAAAATCACAAGTGAGCTGGTTAGTAATGGCGTGCAGATCTATCAGTTCCCTACGGATGACGAAACTGTGGCAGAAATAAATGGAACAATGAAT GCTCACTTACCTTTTGCTGTTGTTGGAAGTACAGAGGAAGCAAAAATAGGGAACAAAATGATGAAGGTTCGGCAGTACCCATGGGGAACTGTACAAG TTGAGAATGAGACACATTGCGACTTTGTCAAGTTGAGAGAAATGCTTATACGGGTGAACATGGAAGATCTGCGGGAACAAACGCACACACGTCATTATGAGTTATACCGAAGGTGCAAACTAGAGGAAATGGGGTTTAAAGACACTGATCCTGACAGCAAACCATTTAG TTTGCAGGAGACCTATGAAGCAAAAAGGAATGAATTTCTAGGAGAACTGCAGAAGAAAGAGGAAGAAATGAGGCAGATGTTTGTTCAAAGGGTAAAAGAGAAGGAGGCCGAGCTGAAGGAAGCTGAAAAAGAG CTTCACGAGAAGTTTGACCGTCTGAAGAAACTACATCAAGACGAAAAGAAAAAACTAGAAGACAAAAAGAAAAGCTTGGAAGACGAAGTAAATGAATTTAAAAAGCGTAAGACTGCCACAGAATTGCTTCAGTCCCAGGCACAACAAGCAGGTGGATCACAGACCCTGAAACgagagaaggagaggaaaaa TTAA
- the SEPTIN6 gene encoding septin-6 isoform X3 → MDQETVQRAGSADTGRLEAAQREGEGCRALPLSGHVGFDSLPDQLVNKSINHGFCFNILCVGETGLGKSTLMDTLFNTKFEAEQTSHSQPGVQLKSSTYDLTESNVRLKMTIVSSAGFGDQINKEDSYKPIVDFIDSQFEAYLQEELKIKRVLHNYHDSRIHACLYFIAPSGHSLKSLDLVTMKKLDSKVNIIPIIAKSDAISKSELTKFKIKITSELVSNGVQIYQFPTDDETVAEINGTMNAHLPFAVVGSTEEAKIGNKMMKVRQYPWGTVQVENETHCDFVKLREMLIRVNMEDLREQTHTRHYELYRRCKLEEMGFKDTDPDSKPFSLQETYEAKRNEFLGELQKKEEEMRQMFVQRVKEKEAELKEAEKELHEKFDRLKKLHQDEKKKLEDKKKSLEDEVNEFKKRKTATELLQSQAQQAGGSQTLKREKERKNNPWLCTE, encoded by the exons GGTGAAGGATGCCGCGCGCTACCTCTTTCTGGACACGTGGGGTTTGACAGCCTGCCGGACCAACTGGTtaacaaatcaattaaccatggcttttgtttcaatatccTCTGTGTGG GTGAGACAGGACTTGGCAAATCGACTCTTATGGATACATTATTTAATACAAAGTTTGAAGCAGAGCAAACTTCTCACTCACAGCCTGGAGTTCAGCTAAAATCGAGCACTTATGATCTGACAGAAAGTAATGTTCGGCTGAAAATGACCATTGTCAGCTCTGCAGGCTTCGGAGATCAGATTAATAAAGAAGACAG TTACAAGCCTATTGTTGACTTCATTGATTCCCAGTTTGAGGCATACTTACAAGAAGAGCTCAAGATTAAGAGAGTTCTCCATAATTACCATGACTCTCGCATACATGCATGTCTCTACTTTATTGCACCTTCTGGACATTCCTTAAAATCTTTGGATCTGGTGACTATGAAGAAACTGGACAGCAAG GTTAATATTATTCCAATTATTGCAAAGTCAGATGCCATCTCGAAGAGTGAGCTGACAAAATTCAAGATTAAAATCACAAGTGAGCTGGTTAGTAATGGCGTGCAGATCTATCAGTTCCCTACGGATGACGAAACTGTGGCAGAAATAAATGGAACAATGAAT GCTCACTTACCTTTTGCTGTTGTTGGAAGTACAGAGGAAGCAAAAATAGGGAACAAAATGATGAAGGTTCGGCAGTACCCATGGGGAACTGTACAAG TTGAGAATGAGACACATTGCGACTTTGTCAAGTTGAGAGAAATGCTTATACGGGTGAACATGGAAGATCTGCGGGAACAAACGCACACACGTCATTATGAGTTATACCGAAGGTGCAAACTAGAGGAAATGGGGTTTAAAGACACTGATCCTGACAGCAAACCATTTAG TTTGCAGGAGACCTATGAAGCAAAAAGGAATGAATTTCTAGGAGAACTGCAGAAGAAAGAGGAAGAAATGAGGCAGATGTTTGTTCAAAGGGTAAAAGAGAAGGAGGCCGAGCTGAAGGAAGCTGAAAAAGAG CTTCACGAGAAGTTTGACCGTCTGAAGAAACTACATCAAGACGAAAAGAAAAAACTAGAAGACAAAAAGAAAAGCTTGGAAGACGAAGTAAATGAATTTAAAAAGCGTAAGACTGCCACAGAATTGCTTCAGTCCCAGGCACAACAAGCAGGTGGATCACAGACCCTGAAACgagagaaggagaggaaaaa
- the SEPTIN6 gene encoding septin-6 isoform X4 produces MDQETVQRAGSADTGRLEAAQREGEGCRALPLSGHVGFDSLPDQLVNKSINHGFCFNILCVGETGLGKSTLMDTLFNTKFEAEQTSHSQPGVQLKSSTYDLTESNVRLKMTIVSSAGFGDQINKEDSYKPIVDFIDSQFEAYLQEELKIKRVLHNYHDSRIHACLYFIAPSGHSLKSLDLVTMKKLDSKVNIIPIIAKSDAISKSELTKFKIKITSELVSNGVQIYQFPTDDETVAEINGTMNAHLPFAVVGSTEEAKIGNKMMKVRQYPWGTVQVENETHCDFVKLREMLIRVNMEDLREQTHTRHYELYRRCKLEEMGFKDTDPDSKPFSLQETYEAKRNEFLGELQKKEEEMRQMFVQRVKEKEAELKEAEKELHEKFDRLKKLHQDEKKKLEDKKKSLEDEVNEFKKRKTATELLQSQAQQAGGSQTLKREKERKNSGFL; encoded by the exons GGTGAAGGATGCCGCGCGCTACCTCTTTCTGGACACGTGGGGTTTGACAGCCTGCCGGACCAACTGGTtaacaaatcaattaaccatggcttttgtttcaatatccTCTGTGTGG GTGAGACAGGACTTGGCAAATCGACTCTTATGGATACATTATTTAATACAAAGTTTGAAGCAGAGCAAACTTCTCACTCACAGCCTGGAGTTCAGCTAAAATCGAGCACTTATGATCTGACAGAAAGTAATGTTCGGCTGAAAATGACCATTGTCAGCTCTGCAGGCTTCGGAGATCAGATTAATAAAGAAGACAG TTACAAGCCTATTGTTGACTTCATTGATTCCCAGTTTGAGGCATACTTACAAGAAGAGCTCAAGATTAAGAGAGTTCTCCATAATTACCATGACTCTCGCATACATGCATGTCTCTACTTTATTGCACCTTCTGGACATTCCTTAAAATCTTTGGATCTGGTGACTATGAAGAAACTGGACAGCAAG GTTAATATTATTCCAATTATTGCAAAGTCAGATGCCATCTCGAAGAGTGAGCTGACAAAATTCAAGATTAAAATCACAAGTGAGCTGGTTAGTAATGGCGTGCAGATCTATCAGTTCCCTACGGATGACGAAACTGTGGCAGAAATAAATGGAACAATGAAT GCTCACTTACCTTTTGCTGTTGTTGGAAGTACAGAGGAAGCAAAAATAGGGAACAAAATGATGAAGGTTCGGCAGTACCCATGGGGAACTGTACAAG TTGAGAATGAGACACATTGCGACTTTGTCAAGTTGAGAGAAATGCTTATACGGGTGAACATGGAAGATCTGCGGGAACAAACGCACACACGTCATTATGAGTTATACCGAAGGTGCAAACTAGAGGAAATGGGGTTTAAAGACACTGATCCTGACAGCAAACCATTTAG TTTGCAGGAGACCTATGAAGCAAAAAGGAATGAATTTCTAGGAGAACTGCAGAAGAAAGAGGAAGAAATGAGGCAGATGTTTGTTCAAAGGGTAAAAGAGAAGGAGGCCGAGCTGAAGGAAGCTGAAAAAGAG CTTCACGAGAAGTTTGACCGTCTGAAGAAACTACATCAAGACGAAAAGAAAAAACTAGAAGACAAAAAGAAAAGCTTGGAAGACGAAGTAAATGAATTTAAAAAGCGTAAGACTGCCACAGAATTGCTTCAGTCCCAGGCACAACAAGCAGGTGGATCACAGACCCTGAAACgagagaaggagaggaaaaa TTCTGGTTTCCTGTAA